Sequence from the Catenuloplanes indicus genome:
CACATGTAGCGCTCGCGGTCCTCGTCGGACGCGTACCGTCGGGTGCCGTGCGGCGCCAGCCGCCGGAACAGCGAGCCGATCAAAACCATGACCTGCCGGTACGTGTCGTAGTCCGCACCCGCGAGCGGCTGCTCCACGTACTGGTCCCACCACTCGGACCAGTGCCGGACCCGGCCGTGGTGCAGCAGGTGCTCCTCCAGCTCCGCGAACCGGGGCCGCAGGTCGCCGATCTCCACGCCGACCGCGTCGCCGTGCAGGTCGTCCTCCGCGTCCTCCGGCTGCTCGTGCGCCTCGGACGCGTCCGGCTGCCACTGGAAGACGTGGTCGGTGGACCGGTCGACCAGGACCAGCTCCACGCCGGGCGTCTCCAGCGCGTACGAGATCGCCTGATACTCCGCCGATGCCTCGGTGATCGGTGCGATCACCGAGAGCGGCGCGGACTCCTTCGGGAAACCGTCCAGCTCGGACGCGAACGACTGGAGCGCCACCGGCAGCCGGCAGTTGCGCAGCTCGGTGAGCAGCGGCGTCATGTCCTCGCAGAGCTCCAGGTAGATCACCTTCGGCTGTTTCTCCCGGAGGCGGCGCACCATCGCCAGCGCGGAGGCCGGGGAGTGGTGGCAGACCGGGAAGATCTCGAGCGGTTCACGGAGAGCGTGATCCACGTCGTCGACGATCCCGCTGAGGATGTCCGGCAGCGTGGCCGGGCCGCCGGCGAGCGCCTCGGCGGCGCCGAGCAGCTGCGTCCGGAGGGCATCGAACGGCCCGCTCACGACAGGGTGGCGATCGCCTGACGACCGCCCTCCAGGAAGCCGTTCCACTCGCCGCCCGCGTCCTTGCTGCGCGGCTCGATCACACCGTGCCAGTACTTGTTCAGGATCGCCAGGTCCTCCGGGCTGCGCCGGGCGAGCGACCCGACCAGCGAGGACGCCAGCGTCTGCGAGGTCAGCGACGCGGCGCCGAAGAAGGTGCTGTGCAGGATCGCGTCCTCCAGCACGCCGATCTGCTCGGCCGTGGACAGCGCGGACTCCAGCCGCTCGTCGTCGCTGGTCGCGGACGCGGACGCGGCGCGCAGGTCGGCGAACGACTGGAGGAGCACGTCGAGCAGCGTCGGCGGCACCTCCAGCTCGATGTTGTGCCGGCGCAGCAGCTCCTCGGTGCGGAACCGGACGATCTCCGCCTCGCTCTTCTTGTTCGTCACCACCGGGATGCGGACGAAGTTGAACCGCCGCTTCAGCGCGGACGACAGGTCGTTGACGCCGCGGTCCCGGCTGTTCGCGGTCGCGATGATCGAGAAGCCGGGCTTGGCGAAGACGATGTTGTCCTCGTCCAGCTCCGGGATGGACACGTACTTCTCGGACAGGATCGAGATCAGCGCGTCCTGCACGTCGCTGGTCGAGCGGGTCAGCTCCTCGAACCGGCCGATCACGCCGTTCTCCATCGCCGTCATGATCGGCGACGGGATCATCGACTGCCGGGACTGGCCCTTCGCGATCACCATCGAGACGTTCCACGAGTACTTGATGTGGTCCTCGGTGGTCCCCGCGGTGCCCTGCACGACCAGCGTCGAGTTCCGGCTGATCGCGGCGGACAGCAGCTCGGCCAGCCAGCTCTTGCCGGTGCCCGGGTCGCCGATCAGCAGCAGGCCGCGGTCGGACGCGAGCGTGACGATCGCGCGCTCCACGAAGCTGCGGTCGCCGAACCACTTCTGCGGGATCTCCCGCTCCAGCCCGTCGGCGCGCTCCGAGCCGAGGATGAACAGGCGCACCATCTTCGGGCTCAGCCGCCAGGAGAACGGCTTGGGGTTGTCGTCGATCGACTCCAGCCAGTCCAGCTCCTCGGCGTACTTCGCCTCGGCCGGGGCGCGCAGCAGCTCGTTGCTCATGTGTATGTGCTCCTTAAAACGGTCAGACGAGGAAGTTCTTGAGCTCGTGGACGAGCTTCTTGATCCGGCCGGAGAGCACCGGGGTGCCCTGATCCTTGAACCGCTGCCGGAACCACGGGTTGACGGACTGCTGGCCGCCGCTGCTGACCGACCCGACCGGGATGAACCGGGCGCCGGACCGGTGGATCGCGGAGAACCCGTCCCAGCACTCCTGCTCGCGCCACTCGTAGAAGTCGGAGATCCAGACCACCACGGTGTTGCGCGGGTCGGCGATCTTCGGGCGGGCCAGCTGCAGCGCGGCCGTGCCGTCCGTGCCGCCGCCGAGCTGGGTGCGCAGCAGCACCTCGAACGGGTCGTGCACCCAGGTGGTCAGGTCCAGTGCGCGCGTGTCGTACGCGATGAGGTGCACGTCCACCTTGGGCAGACCGGCGAAGATCGAGGCGAGGATGGTGCAGTTGACCATCGCGTCCACCATCGAGCCGGACTGGTCCACCACCACGATCAACCGGGCCGGCTCGACGCGCTTGGCGGTCTGCTTGTAGTACAGCCGGTCGACGTAGAGACGCTCGTCCTCCGGGCTCCAGTTCGGCAGGTTCTTCCAGATCGTCCGGTCGACGTCCAGGTTGCGGAACACCCGCTTCGGCGGGATCGACCGGTCGATCGTGCCGGTGGAGGCCTGTGCCACCTGCGTGCGGAGCACCTGCGCGACCTCGTCGACGAAGCGCTTGATCAGTGCCTTCGCGTTCGCCAGCGCCACCCCGTCCAGGTTGTCCTTGTCGCGCAGCAGCTGCTCGATCAGCGACATGCTCGGCGTCAGCTTCTTCGCCAGCCGCGGGTCGGCCAGCACCTCGCGCAGCCGCATGCGCTTGATCAGGTCGGCCTCGATCGCGGCCAGTGCCGGGCCGAGGCTGACGTGGAAGCCGCTCCCGGGCGCGTTCCCGGCCGCGGGGCCGCTGCCCGTCTCCGTGCCGCCGGCGCCGGTGGCCGCGGCCCGGCCGCGCAGCGCACCCGGCTCGCAACCCAGCGCGCGCTCGAACCAGCCCGCGTCCGACTGCCAGCGGGCCAGCTGCTCCGCGGTGACGTTGCCGCCGCCGGTGACGAACACGTTCAGCATCAGCTTCGACACCAGCGCGGCGCGGCGGACCTCCTGCGACCGGCCGTCGTCGGCCGGTGCCATCAGCCCGTCGATCTCGGCCTCCAGGTCCGGGTACCGCTGGACCACGCTGTCGACCGACACGGACGGGTCGAGCAGCAGCGCGGGCAGGCCGAGGTCGTCGACGATCGCCACGCTCGTGGACTCCAGCGAGGCCTGCTCCTCCGGGTCGAACAGCCGCGCCAGCAGCCGCCAGTAGAGCACCTGCCGCCGGTTCTCGTCCGGCGAGGGCGCGTTCGCGGGCTCGTTCATTTGCGCAGCAGCCTTCCCGCGCGCTCGCGCAGCACGTCGACCGCGGTGCCGGCCACGGCCTCCGCCTTCGCCGCCTTCGCCTCGGCCGGGCCGGACGCCCACTCGCCCGAATGCACGGTGACCTGCTTCTTCTTCACCGTGGTCTGGACCGCCAGCGGTTGCACCGACCAGCGGCCGTCCCAGCGCAGCAGGCCCAGGCACGCGGTGGCGCCGTCGACCAGCGCCGGGGTCAGCGGCCCGGCCGCGGGCAGCCGGCCGTAGTCGACCGCGACCGCGTCGAACCCCTCCAGCAGCACGGGCGTGGCGAGCATCGCCGGGTGCCGGTCCAGCGGCGGGACCGCGGGCAGCGTGGCCGCTCCCATCCGAACCCGTGCGGTGGTGATCGGGTCTGCGGCGTCGCCGGGCGTGGCCTTCGCCTCGTCCCAGATCAGGTCGCCGGCCGGGGTCAGCGCCATGCCGTCGATCTCGGCCGTGGTGCCGCCGGTGACCATGGCCCGGAAGACCGGGAACCCGGCCAGCATGCGCCACGCGGACGGGCCGGTGATCGTGTCGACCTTCGCGGCCGCGACACTCGTCCGGACCACCCGCACCTCGTCGCCGGTCTCCAGCAGCGCGTGCACCTGCGCCTGGAACACGGTCGGGTGCTCGTGCAGATCCACGCCCAGGTAGAGCAGCCGGCCGCGGACCGGGGTGGCCCCGAACGCCGGGAAACCGTCCTGGCTGAGCAGCAGCCCGCGGGTCCACAGGTCGGCCCAGCGGCGCACCGGCACCCGGTCGAGCGTGGCGACCGGCGCGGCCGCGCGCAGCTCGGCGGCGAACCCGTCGAGCAGCACGGCCAGCCGCCGCTGGGCCGGGTCGGCCAGCAGCGCGGCCACCGCCTGCGCACCGGCCGCGGCCAGCTCGTGATCGACGCCGTGCCAGCCCGCGATGGCCAGCTCGCGCAGCCAGGACCGGCCGCCCGCGAGCAAGCCCGGCGGGGTCTGCGCACCGGCGCCCGGCTCCCACCCGGCGCGGGTGCGGCCGAGCGCGGTGTCGACCGAGGTCAGCAGCGCGTCGTGGACCGCGCCGAGCAGCGCGGTGCGGGCACCGGCCAGCGCGATCAGGTGCTCGTCCGTCACCGTACCCGCGATGATCTTTCCGACGGAGTCGGCGATCCGGCC
This genomic interval carries:
- a CDS encoding ATP-binding protein; the protein is MSNELLRAPAEAKYAEELDWLESIDDNPKPFSWRLSPKMVRLFILGSERADGLEREIPQKWFGDRSFVERAIVTLASDRGLLLIGDPGTGKSWLAELLSAAISRNSTLVVQGTAGTTEDHIKYSWNVSMVIAKGQSRQSMIPSPIMTAMENGVIGRFEELTRSTSDVQDALISILSEKYVSIPELDEDNIVFAKPGFSIIATANSRDRGVNDLSSALKRRFNFVRIPVVTNKKSEAEIVRFRTEELLRRHNIELEVPPTLLDVLLQSFADLRAASASATSDDERLESALSTAEQIGVLEDAILHSTFFGAASLTSQTLASSLVGSLARRSPEDLAILNKYWHGVIEPRSKDAGGEWNGFLEGGRQAIATLS
- a CDS encoding vWA domain-containing protein, with translation MNEPANAPSPDENRRQVLYWRLLARLFDPEEQASLESTSVAIVDDLGLPALLLDPSVSVDSVVQRYPDLEAEIDGLMAPADDGRSQEVRRAALVSKLMLNVFVTGGGNVTAEQLARWQSDAGWFERALGCEPGALRGRAAATGAGGTETGSGPAAGNAPGSGFHVSLGPALAAIEADLIKRMRLREVLADPRLAKKLTPSMSLIEQLLRDKDNLDGVALANAKALIKRFVDEVAQVLRTQVAQASTGTIDRSIPPKRVFRNLDVDRTIWKNLPNWSPEDERLYVDRLYYKQTAKRVEPARLIVVVDQSGSMVDAMVNCTILASIFAGLPKVDVHLIAYDTRALDLTTWVHDPFEVLLRTQLGGGTDGTAALQLARPKIADPRNTVVVWISDFYEWREQECWDGFSAIHRSGARFIPVGSVSSGGQQSVNPWFRQRFKDQGTPVLSGRIKKLVHELKNFLV